In the genome of Chiroxiphia lanceolata isolate bChiLan1 chromosome 17, bChiLan1.pri, whole genome shotgun sequence, one region contains:
- the SRSF6 gene encoding serine/arginine-rich splicing factor 6 encodes MPRVYIGRLSYHVREKDIQRFFSGYGRLLEVDLKNGYGFVEFEDSRDADDAVYELNGKDLCGERVIVEHARGPRRDRDGYSYSSRSGGGGGYSSRRQSGRDKYGPPVRTEFRLIVENLSSRCSWQDLKDFMRQAGEVTYADAHKERTNEGVIEFRSYSDMKRALDKLDGTEINGRKIRLVEDKPRSSHRRSYSGSRSRSRSRRRSRSRSRRSRSSRSRSRSVSKSRSRSKSRSRSKDRSRSRSKSRKSRSKSKSKPKSDRGSRSHSRSKEKSEKSRSRSRSRSRSPKENGKGDAKSKSRSRSRSRSNSPQQQPSAKARSESPPKRAASRSRSRSRSKSRSRNKI; translated from the exons ATGCCGCGCGTCTACATAGGCCGCCTGAGTTACCATGTCCGGGAGAAGGACATCCAGCGCTTCTTCAGCGGCTACGGCCGCCTGCTCGAGGTCGACCTCAAAAACGG CTACGGCTTCGTGGAGTTCGAGGACTCCCGCGACGCCGACGATGCCGTGTACGAGCTGAACGGGAAGGATCTGTGTGGGGAGCGGGTGATCGTGGAACACGCCCGCGGACCCCGCCGCGACAGGGACGGCTACAGCTACAGCAGCCGCA GTGGGGGTGGTGGCGGATATAGCAGTCGCAGACAATCAGGACGAGATAAATATGGACCACCCGTTCGTACAGAGTTCAGACTGATTGTTGAAAATCTTTCCAGTCGCTGTAGTTGGCAGGATTTGAAA GATTTCATGAGGCAGGCTGGGGAGGTGACCTATGCAGATGCTCACAAAGAACGTACGAATGAAGGAGTGATTGAATTCCGGTCATACTCAGACATGAAGCGTGCCCTGGATAAACTGGATGGCACAGAGATAAACGGCAGGAAGATCAGGCTCGTTGAAGACAAGCCACGCTCAAGCCATAGACGATCCTACTCTGGCAGCAGGTCAAG GTCACGGTCCAGGAGACGATCTAGAAGCAGAAGTCGGAGAAGTCGGAGCAGCCGCAGCAGGTCCCGTAGCGTCTCCAAAAGCCGTTCGCG ATCTAAATCCAGGTCACGAAGCAAAGACCGCTCACGTTCCAGATCCAAAAGCAGGAAGTCCAGATCAAAGAGCAAATCGAAACCCAAGTCTGACAGGGGTTCACGCTCTCACAGCAGATCCAAGGAGAAGTCTGAGAAGTCTCGGTCCAGATCGAGGTCCAGGTCTCGCTCTCCCAAAGAAAATGGTAAAGGAGATGCTAAGTCTAAGTCCAGGTCAAGGAGCAGGTCTCGTTCCAATTCTCCGCAGCAGCAGCCATCTGCCAAGGCTCGTTCTGAGTCACCACCCAAAAGAGCTGCATCCAGGTCCCGCTCCAGGTCCCGTTCAAAGTCTCGCTCACGAAACAAGATCTAG